The Mycolicibacterium cosmeticum DNA window CCGGTGACCGGCTTGCGGCTCGGGGTGACGCTGTCGAACCCGGCGGCGATGACGGTGACGCGCACCTCGTCGCCCAGCGAGTCGTCGATGACGGTGCCGAAGATGATGTTGGCATCGGCGTGGGCGGCCTCCTGCACCAGCGAGGCGGCCTCGTTGATCTCGAACAGGCCCAGGTCGCTGCCGCCGGCCACCGACAGCAGCACGCCCTGGGCGCCTTCCATCGAGGCTTCCAGCAGCGGCGAGTTGATGGCGATCTCGGCGGCCTTGAGCGCGCGACCGTCACCGCGCGCCGACCCGATACCCATCAGCGCGGTGCCCGCACCACTCATCACGCCCTTGACGTCGGCGAAGTCGACGTTGATCAGGCCCGGGGTGGTGATCAGGTCGGTGATGCCCTGCACGCCGTTGAGCAGCACCTCGTCGGCGCTGCGGAAGGCGTCCATCAGCGAGACGGCGGCGTCGCCCATCTGCAGCAGGCGGTCGTTGGGGATGACGATCAGGGTGTCGCAGCTCTCGCGCAGCGCCTGGATCCCGGATTCGGCCTGGTTGGAGCGGCGCTTGCCCTCGAAGGAGAACGGCCGGGTGACGACGCCGACGGTGAGCGCGCCGAGCTTGCGGGCGATGGACGCGACCACCGGCGCGCCGCCGGTGCCGGTGCCGCCGCCCTCACCGGCGGTGACGAACACCATGTCGGCGCCGCGCAGCAGTTCCTCGATGTCGTCCTTGGCGTCCTCGGCGGCCTTGCGGCCCACCTCCGGGTCCGCGCCGGCGCCCAGGCCACGGGTGGAGTCCCGGCCGACGTCCAGCTTGACGTCCGCATCGCTCATCAACAGCGCCTGCGCGTCGGTGTTGATGGCGATGAACTCCACGCCCTTGAGGCCGTGCTCGATCATCCGGTTGACGGCATTGACGCCGCCGCCGCCGATGCCGACCACCTTGATGACGGCGAGGTAGTTATGCGGGGGGGTCATCGGTTGCCTTCCTCCCAGAATGTCCGTGGGTCCTGTGCGAAAAACCCTCAACCTCAACCATAGGTTTAAAGTTATGTCAAGTAGTTCCGCGCAAACAGAACGGTAGGGCGACGACGCCGTATCGCGCGTCAGGCGCGCCGGGGTGTCGCTCGGGTTTTATTTCACGGTCGGCAGGTCCGGGCTGGACACGTCGTACGTGCGGCCCGGCTGGGTGAGCAGCGCGGCGAGCTTGAGCGCCTTCTCCTCGGTGCGATCGTTGGTGCCCCACACCACAGTCCGGCCGTCGGTCAGGGTCAGGGTGATCGCCGCGACCGACGGTGCGGCGATCCGGCTGACCTGCCCGGCCACCTCCGGCGGCAGCGAGGTGAGCACCTGCAGCGCCGCCTTGGTGGCGGGATCCTTCGGGCCGGGGGTGTCGGTGTCCAGGTAGGCCAGTCCGGGCGGCGGCGGGCCGGTGACGAAATCGACGCCGTCCTTGTCATAGAGGTGCGGCCCGTCCGGAAAGTCCTTGACCACCAGCGGAACCCGCTCCACCACGGTGATGCGCAGCGTGGACGGGTACTCGCGCTGCACCCGCGCGCTGGCCACCCGGCGCAGCGTGGCCACCCGTTCGGCCACCGCGTCGGTGTCGACCTGGAGCAGCGGGGTGCCCGCCGGAACGGCTGCCGCAGCGCCGACCTCGTCCTCGGTCAGCACGCTCAGACCGGTGATGACCGTCTCCCGCACCGACATGACCGGCGTGAAGTACAGCACCAGGCCGAGACCCACCACGACCACCGCCAGCAAGGCGGTCCACATCAGCAACTTCAGGCCCCGGATGACCCGGCGGGCCGGCGCCGGCCGTTGCGGCTCGGCCCGGCCGGTGACCTTGCGTTTGGCCTCCCGGCGCGCTTGTTCGATCGCCATGGCGCGGGCCTGCGCGGCGCGGCGCTCCTCGCGCTCCCGGCGGGCCCGCCGCCGCGGGCCCTCGAAGTCCTGCGGCGAATCCTGCGCCGGGTCCGGTGCGGCGTCGGCGCTTTCGGCGGTCGGCGGCTCCGGCGCGGCGTCCGGCTGACCGGCCGCGGGCTCGGCGGTTTCGGTCTCGTGTTCCGGCCCGGTCATCACCACACCGGCCTGCGCTGCAATGCGTCGAGGATCTCGCGCCCCAGCAGTGTGACGTCACCCGCGCCCATGGTCACCACCACATCACCGGGTGCGGCCACCTGCGCCACCCGGTCGGCGACCGCCGAGAAGTCCGGCACGTAGTGCACCGGCGAGGTGACGTGCTCGACGATGCTGCGCCCGCTCACGCCCGCGATCGGCTGCTCGCGCGCGGCGTACACGTCCAGCACGATCACCTCGTCAGCGGCGCTCAGCGCGACACCGAACTCACGCGCGAAAGTCTGTGTCCGCGAATACAGGTGGGGCTGGAACACCACGATGGCGCGGCCTTTCGACTCCCGGGCCAGGGTGCGTACCGCCGACAGCGCGGCCGCCACCTTCGTCGGGTGGTGCGCGTAATCGTCGAAAACCCGGACCCCGGCCGCCGTCCCGACGAGTTCGAAGCGCCGCCGCACCCCCTCGAACGCCGCCAACGCTTCCAGCACGACATCCGGTTGCGCGCCGGCCTCGATCGCCGCCAGCAGTGCCGCCAGCGCGTTGAGCGCCATATGCCGTCCCGGCACGGCAAGCCGCATGGTGCGCGGGTTGGTCTCCCCCGCCAACTGCACGGTGGCCACCGCGGTGGTGCCGTGCTGTTCCCAGTCCAGCAGTTCACCGGCCAGCTCCGGCCGCTGCGCCGCGTCGTCCCGGCTGCCGTAACGCAACACCCGGATGCCCAGCGCCGCAGTGCGTTCGGCGAAGGCCGCCGCACCCGGATCGTCGACACAGACCACCACGGCGCCGCCCGGCTGCAGCCGCTCCATGAACGCGTCGAACACGTCGACGTAGGCCTGCTCGCTGCCGAAGAAATCCAGGTGGTCGGCCTCGATGTTGGTCACCACCGCGATATCCGGCCGGTACTCGACCAGCGAGCCGTCGCTCTCGTCGGCCTCGGCGACGAAGTAGGGGCCGCTGCCGTGGTGAGCGTTGGTGCCGGCGGCGCCCAGCTCACCCCCGACCGCGAACGACGGGTCGAAGCCGCTGTGCTGCAACGCGACGATGAGCATCGACGTGGTGGTGGTCTTGCCGGCCGTCCCGGTGACCATCAGCGTCTTGTCGCCGGTCATCAGCTTGGCCAGCACCACCGGGCGCAGGATGATCGGGATACCCCGGCGGCGGGCCTCGACCAGTTCGGGATTGGTCTTCGGGATGGCCGCGTGCGTGGTCACCACCGCGGTGGGCCCGCCCTCGAGCATGTCCAGCGCCGCCGCGTCGTGACCGATCCGGATCTCGGCGCCGCGGGCACGCAGGGCCGCGACACCCCTCGATTCTTTGGCGTCCGAGCCCGACACCTGGCCCCCGCGGTCCAGCAGGATCCTGGCGATCCCGGACATGCCGGCGCCGCCGATGCCGACCATGTGCACCCGGGCCAATTCGGGTGGAAGGCCTTTCACCGCACGGCCTTCCGCCCGGCGCGGCCCTGCCGGGCCACCTCCAGCGCCACCTCGGCCACGCTTCGGGCGGCGTCGCGATGCCCGGCCAGCGCCGCGGCGGCCGTCATCCGGCCCAGCCGCTCGGCGTCGGTGAGCAGTGGGAGCACCTGGTCGGCGATGAACCCGCCGGACAGGTCGGCGTCGTCGACCAGCAGGCCGCCACCGGCCGACACCACCGGCAGCGCGTTGAGGCGCTGCTCGCCGTTGCCGATCGGCAGGGGGACGTAGACGGCGGGCAACCCGACCGCGGTGACCTCGGCCACCGTCATCGCGCCGGACCGGCAGATCGCCAGATCGGCGGCGGCGTAGGCCAGGTCCATCCGGTCCAGGTACGGCACGGCGACGTACCGGCCCGTCCCGCTCAGCTCGGGCAACTCGACGGTGTTCTTCGGCCCGTGCGCGTGCAGCACCGAAACACCCTTGCCGACAAGATCTTTGGCCGCCGCGACGACGGCGCGGTTGATCGACTGGGCACCCTGGGATCCACCGAACACCAGCAGCACCACGGCATCGTCGCCGAAGCCGAAGGCGGCGCGGGCCTGTGCGCGCAGGGCGGCGCGGTCCAGCGCGGTGATGCTGGCCCGCACCGGCACCCCGACCACCTCGACATGGCGCAGGCCGGGGTCGGGCACCGCCGAGAGCACCCGGCGGGCCGAGCGGGCGCCGACCCGGTTGGCCAGACCAGCGCTGGCGTTGGCCTCGTGGATCACCACCGGCACCCGGTGCCGGCGCAATCCGGGCCGGGCGGCCAGGTACGCCGGCAACGCGACATACCCGCCGAACCCGATGACGACATCGGCGGCCGTCTCGTCGAAGACCGCCCGAGTCTGCCGGATGGCGGTGCGCACCCGCCACGGCAACCGGGCCAGGTCCCCCGACGGTTTACGCGGCAACGGCACCGGGGTGATCAACCGCAGGTCATAGCCGCGCTCGGGAACCAGTCGCGTCTCCAGTCCGCGGGCCGTGCCCAGCGCGGTGATCCGGACGTCGGGCTCCAGTTCGGTCAGGGCATCGGCGACGGCCATCGCGGGTTCCACGTGCCCCGCCGTCCCGCCACCGGCGAGAACGACCGATATCCCCGAACTGCTCACCCGTAACGCTGACCTTCCAATGCGCGGGCCCGTCGGCCCTGCTGACGTTGTGCACCGGCGCCGGCACGGCCGGACTTGGCCGACTGGCCGGAGCGCTGGCCGCCTCCATGATGCCCTGCGCGCCGTCCCGACCGATCGGCCGGATGGTCGGTTTTGCGCCCGGAGCCGATGGCCGCCTTGGCGGGGGCCTTGGGCGCGGCCTTCTGCGCTTTGCGGGCCGGCTTGTCGGTCTTGGCGCGCATCCGGTCCCTGGCGATGTCGATGCGGGGCGGCACGTAGGGCTCGGGCAGCGGCAGGCGCAGCAGCCGGTTGACCCGGTCGTCGCGGCCGGCCCGCAGCGCGGCCACCGCCTCGGGTTCGTGCCGCGCCGCGTTGGTGATCACGCCGAGAATGAAAAGTGTTGTCGCCGTTGATGTCCCACCGGCTGAGATGAGCGGCAACTGCAGGCCGGTGACCGGCAGCAGGCCGATCACGTAGCCGACGTTGATGAACGCCTGCCCCAGCACCCACAGCGTCACGGTCGCGGTCAGCAGCCGCAGGAAGGGGTCGGCCGACCGGCGGGCGATGCGCATGCCGGTGTAGGCGAACAGCCCGAACAGGCACAGCAGCCCGGCGGCGCCGATATAGCCGAGTTCCTCACCGATGATGGCGAAGATGAAGTCGTTGTGCGCGTTCGGCAGATAGTTCCACTTGGCCGTGCCCTGCCCGAGGCCGTCACCGAACACACCGCCGTTGGCCAGCGCATAGCGGGCCTGCCGGGACTGGTAACCCGAGCCCATGGCGTCGGCACCCGGGTTCAGCCAGGACTGCACCCGGTCGGACCGGTAACCGCGGGACATGGCCAGCACGGCGGCGGCGACCACGGCCGCGGCCAGTGAACTGACGAAGACGCGCAGCGGCAGGCCGGCGTACCAGAGCAGACCGAGCAGGATGATGGCCA harbors:
- the ftsZ gene encoding cell division protein FtsZ — its product is MTPPHNYLAVIKVVGIGGGGVNAVNRMIEHGLKGVEFIAINTDAQALLMSDADVKLDVGRDSTRGLGAGADPEVGRKAAEDAKDDIEELLRGADMVFVTAGEGGGTGTGGAPVVASIARKLGALTVGVVTRPFSFEGKRRSNQAESGIQALRESCDTLIVIPNDRLLQMGDAAVSLMDAFRSADEVLLNGVQGITDLITTPGLINVDFADVKGVMSGAGTALMGIGSARGDGRALKAAEIAINSPLLEASMEGAQGVLLSVAGGSDLGLFEINEAASLVQEAAHADANIIFGTVIDDSLGDEVRVTVIAAGFDSVTPSRKPVTGGAQSIAPGAAGNVRSSVFEPADAVSVPAGHTNGATVRIGGPDDGGISDDDVDVPPFMRH
- the murG gene encoding undecaprenyldiphospho-muramoylpentapeptide beta-N-acetylglucosaminyltransferase — its product is MSSSGISVVLAGGGTAGHVEPAMAVADALTELEPDVRITALGTARGLETRLVPERGYDLRLITPVPLPRKPSGDLARLPWRVRTAIRQTRAVFDETAADVVIGFGGYVALPAYLAARPGLRRHRVPVVIHEANASAGLANRVGARSARRVLSAVPDPGLRHVEVVGVPVRASITALDRAALRAQARAAFGFGDDAVVLLVFGGSQGAQSINRAVVAAAKDLVGKGVSVLHAHGPKNTVELPELSGTGRYVAVPYLDRMDLAYAAADLAICRSGAMTVAEVTAVGLPAVYVPLPIGNGEQRLNALPVVSAGGGLLVDDADLSGGFIADQVLPLLTDAERLGRMTAAAALAGHRDAARSVAEVALEVARQGRAGRKAVR
- the ftsW gene encoding putative lipid II flippase FtsW, producing MSPEPADTAKATPVKGEPRTRFGMWLGRPMTSFHLIIAVTGLLITLGLTMVLSASGVHSYDEGGSPWTIFGKQVLWTCVGLVAFYIALRMRVALMRRLALPAFAFTVVLIALVLVPGIGTYSNGSRGWFVVAGFSMQPSELCKIAFAIWGAHLLAARRMEQASLREMLVPLVPAALLAATLIVLQPDLGQTVSLAIILLGLLWYAGLPLRVFVSSLAAAVVAAAVLAMSRGYRSDRVQSWLNPGADAMGSGYQSRQARYALANGGVFGDGLGQGTAKWNYLPNAHNDFIFAIIGEELGYIGAAGLLCLFGLFAYTGMRIARRSADPFLRLLTATVTLWVLGQAFINVGYVIGLLPVTGLQLPLISAGGTSTATTLFILGVITNAARHEPEAVAALRAGRDDRVNRLLRLPLPEPYVPPRIDIARDRMRAKTDKPARKAQKAAPKAPAKAAIGSGRKTDHPADRSGRRAGHHGGGQRSGQSAKSGRAGAGAQRQQGRRARALEGQRYG
- the murC gene encoding UDP-N-acetylmuramate--L-alanine ligase, which encodes MVGIGGAGMSGIARILLDRGGQVSGSDAKESRGVAALRARGAEIRIGHDAAALDMLEGGPTAVVTTHAAIPKTNPELVEARRRGIPIILRPVVLAKLMTGDKTLMVTGTAGKTTTTSMLIVALQHSGFDPSFAVGGELGAAGTNAHHGSGPYFVAEADESDGSLVEYRPDIAVVTNIEADHLDFFGSEQAYVDVFDAFMERLQPGGAVVVCVDDPGAAAFAERTAALGIRVLRYGSRDDAAQRPELAGELLDWEQHGTTAVATVQLAGETNPRTMRLAVPGRHMALNALAALLAAIEAGAQPDVVLEALAAFEGVRRRFELVGTAAGVRVFDDYAHHPTKVAAALSAVRTLARESKGRAIVVFQPHLYSRTQTFAREFGVALSAADEVIVLDVYAAREQPIAGVSGRSIVEHVTSPVHYVPDFSAVADRVAQVAAPGDVVVTMGAGDVTLLGREILDALQRRPVW
- a CDS encoding cell division protein FtsQ/DivIB, with protein sequence MTGPEHETETAEPAAGQPDAAPEPPTAESADAAPDPAQDSPQDFEGPRRRARREREERRAAQARAMAIEQARREAKRKVTGRAEPQRPAPARRVIRGLKLLMWTALLAVVVVGLGLVLYFTPVMSVRETVITGLSVLTEDEVGAAAAVPAGTPLLQVDTDAVAERVATLRRVASARVQREYPSTLRITVVERVPLVVKDFPDGPHLYDKDGVDFVTGPPPPGLAYLDTDTPGPKDPATKAALQVLTSLPPEVAGQVSRIAAPSVAAITLTLTDGRTVVWGTNDRTEEKALKLAALLTQPGRTYDVSSPDLPTVK